The following are encoded together in the Proteiniphilum saccharofermentans genome:
- a CDS encoding outer membrane beta-barrel protein yields MNSQWSDNLRKRMEAHEEPSPDGLWEDIERIAARELPFRTEGHPVQFPSGQKKALLWAKRIGAIAAILLILLFVGNLFLKEDTLHSPAISQRPEVGHKPGSNLSIDHDNEEILLPEEGHRESLAPDNHTITFTALASTASVERKMDDFFSDKEEDEPDSGDQSEHPEEGAGIEEKATDKYAVSRDQHHDYHTPEPDIHHPITTRRNKPARWQTSLYASNTSSGPSKTYNGYRSFLAEEVSMGKDDVVPLLVKYPHEGIVDANKQSTVYTEAKHRQPVTMGASIKYNLDEKWSLTSGLTYTILSSQLRSGSDSHYYISEQTLHNIGIPLSINYNLWKVRNVSIYVSGGGMVEKNVSGKLSTDYVVNDKLESTEKDNISIDQLQWSFNTSVGVEYNLFSKIGLYVEPGVIYYFKNGSEVETIYKEKPVNVNLRVGLRFSLGK; encoded by the coding sequence ATGAATAGTCAGTGGTCGGATAATCTGCGCAAAAGGATGGAAGCTCATGAAGAACCTTCTCCGGACGGGTTATGGGAGGATATTGAACGGATCGCAGCCAGAGAACTCCCTTTCCGGACGGAAGGACACCCTGTTCAATTTCCATCAGGACAAAAAAAGGCACTGTTGTGGGCCAAAAGAATCGGTGCGATAGCCGCCATCCTGTTAATCCTACTTTTTGTCGGGAATCTCTTCCTGAAAGAAGACACCCTGCACTCTCCTGCAATTTCCCAGAGACCGGAAGTGGGACACAAGCCGGGGAGCAATCTCTCCATAGACCACGATAACGAGGAGATTCTTCTCCCGGAAGAAGGCCACCGTGAGTCGCTTGCCCCTGACAACCATACCATAACCTTCACAGCATTGGCTTCTACAGCATCTGTAGAAAGAAAAATGGATGATTTCTTTAGTGATAAGGAAGAGGACGAGCCTGACAGTGGAGACCAAAGCGAACATCCCGAAGAAGGAGCCGGTATAGAGGAAAAAGCTACCGATAAATACGCTGTATCAAGAGACCAGCATCACGATTATCATACGCCTGAACCCGATATCCATCATCCGATAACTACACGGCGGAACAAACCGGCAAGGTGGCAGACAAGTCTTTACGCCTCAAATACCTCATCAGGCCCTTCAAAGACATACAATGGTTATAGAAGTTTTCTGGCCGAAGAGGTTTCTATGGGAAAAGATGATGTGGTGCCTCTTTTAGTAAAATATCCGCATGAAGGAATTGTTGATGCAAATAAACAGAGTACGGTCTATACTGAGGCGAAACACAGGCAGCCCGTGACAATGGGAGCTTCCATAAAGTATAATTTAGACGAAAAATGGAGTCTTACAAGTGGATTAACCTATACCATACTATCCTCGCAACTCCGGTCGGGCAGTGACAGTCATTATTATATCAGTGAACAAACCCTGCACAATATTGGTATCCCTCTGAGCATTAATTATAATCTCTGGAAGGTCAGGAATGTATCAATCTATGTATCAGGAGGAGGAATGGTAGAAAAGAACGTTTCCGGCAAATTAAGCACGGATTATGTCGTTAATGATAAACTTGAATCCACCGAAAAAGATAATATATCCATAGACCAGTTGCAATGGTCGTTCAATACCTCGGTGGGTGTAGAATATAATCTTTTTTCAAAGATAGGATTGTATGTAGAACCGGGTGTGATATATTATTTTAAGAATGGAAGTGAAGTTGAAACAATATACAAGGAGAAGCCGGTGAACGTTAATCTTAGGGTGGGTCTCCGTTTTTCATTGGGCAAATAA
- a CDS encoding RNA polymerase sigma factor, protein MKEFYNNYSGYLTTVCSRYISNTDDVKDVLQESFIKIFKSIANFKYKGVGSLKAWSSRIVVNESLKFLKKNEKLNVINSPIWDLPDISEEEADFEQIPASAILEMIRALPAGYRTVFNLYIFEEKSHKEIASILNITENTSASQLHRAKSFLAKQINEYRSLK, encoded by the coding sequence ATGAAAGAGTTCTATAATAATTATTCTGGGTATCTTACCACAGTATGCTCTCGTTATATCTCTAACACGGACGATGTAAAGGATGTTCTACAGGAAAGTTTTATAAAAATATTCAAATCAATAGCCAATTTTAAATATAAGGGAGTGGGATCTCTAAAGGCATGGAGCAGCCGTATAGTGGTCAATGAATCATTAAAGTTTCTCAAAAAAAATGAGAAATTGAATGTCATCAATAGCCCGATATGGGATTTACCAGATATCAGTGAAGAAGAAGCTGATTTTGAACAAATTCCGGCATCCGCTATATTGGAGATGATCCGAGCCCTTCCGGCGGGATACAGGACAGTGTTCAACTTGTATATTTTCGAAGAGAAAAGCCATAAAGAAATTGCATCGATATTGAATATTACGGAAAATACCTCGGCATCACAGTTGCACAGGGCTAAAAGTTTTTTAGCAAAGCAGATTAATGAGTACAGGTCTTTAAAATAA
- a CDS encoding SusC/RagA family TonB-linked outer membrane protein — translation MTSKNMLRVNLLAACVLFWCTVYSQNVTLRGTVKDANNLPLIGVNVVEKGTTNGTITDIDGNYTLSAPSGATIVFSYIGFATQEVQWDGQSVLNMVLQEDAELLDEVVVVGYGTSKKVNLTGAVEQVTSEVFENRPVNNMTQALVGVIPNLNIQLSDGKPTQSPSYNVRGTTSIGQGGSALVLVDGVEGDPRMLNPNDIESVSVLKDAASASIYGARAAFGVVLITTKSASKGRTSLNYTGNFTSKRPTTVPDNITDSYPWAKSFSDAWANWNDNGNTPTAINKTMSFSPAYLEEIKRRWEDPSLPRIEVNPVTGAYEYYYSTDWYKELYKDSFFAQDHNISMSGGNDLASFYLSGRYNGEDGLYKYNTDKYSMYNLRGRGNIQIFKWLNIDNNVEYSSMKYRQPVNVGEGSNIWRNMADEAHPLAPLTNPDGTLSFPAAYTLGDRYLGKNGADLHQNIIKNKTALEAVFLDKSLTLRADFTFQNTEYGHQQVRVQVPYSRYEGQTGYTGTNTNDLQERRSTTDYLATNVYANYIKSFEQKHNFEFLAGFNYEQSVYKNVTMTRNGIVYEDARDINLALGNNITTSGGYSKWRIAGSFFRINYNFMERYLLEVNGRYDGSSKFPSNQQWAFFPSISAGWRLSEESFWQVDPNAISNVKFRISYGSLGNGSISPYTFTENFGISQSGRILGDTRPQRTAQPGVIPNSLTWETATTGNIGLDINALNNRLSFTGDIYRRWTDDMYTVGPSVPAIFGTSVPKGNYGALETTGWEISLHWTDRFILGGKPFNYSVRATLADSKSVITDYYNPDKNLTDYYIGQTIGEIWGYRVEGLFQSEEEIANSPSQSNILAHNTRRNYVGDLKFRNLNGDDEIYHGLNRADDSGDKTIIGNNSARYVYGFNLGADWNRFFLTAFFQGVGKQQWYPSREARFWGQYNRPYNAYPRWQEDQQFRPELQNFDAYLPLISGYTAQNANGQLALPNDRYLQNVAYIRLKNLHFGYTLPTGISSKIQANDIKIYLSGENLWTWSPLYKITRDTDVTNIWGAGTQLTGLNSDDRRTDGDGYNYPTLQSISLGLSINF, via the coding sequence ATGACATCAAAAAACATGTTACGTGTGAATCTACTTGCAGCCTGCGTTTTATTCTGGTGTACGGTGTATTCGCAAAACGTGACGTTAAGAGGAACGGTTAAGGATGCAAACAACCTGCCTCTTATCGGAGTGAATGTGGTAGAAAAGGGTACCACTAACGGTACCATTACCGATATCGACGGGAATTACACCTTGTCTGCGCCTTCCGGAGCAACCATCGTTTTTTCATATATTGGCTTTGCTACACAGGAAGTCCAATGGGATGGGCAATCCGTCTTAAACATGGTATTACAGGAAGATGCGGAACTTCTGGATGAAGTGGTGGTAGTCGGATACGGAACTTCAAAAAAAGTAAATCTCACAGGGGCTGTAGAACAGGTAACCAGTGAGGTTTTTGAAAACAGGCCGGTGAACAATATGACCCAGGCGTTGGTGGGTGTTATACCTAATCTAAATATACAATTAAGCGATGGAAAACCCACTCAATCACCTTCATACAATGTCCGTGGTACAACCTCTATCGGTCAGGGAGGCAGCGCCCTGGTCCTGGTGGATGGCGTAGAGGGAGACCCCCGTATGCTCAACCCGAATGATATTGAAAGTGTTTCGGTGTTAAAAGATGCAGCTTCCGCTTCAATCTACGGTGCAAGAGCCGCATTCGGCGTAGTGCTGATTACGACAAAATCAGCATCCAAAGGAAGAACATCATTGAATTATACCGGGAATTTCACCTCCAAACGGCCTACAACGGTTCCGGACAACATCACAGATTCCTATCCATGGGCAAAATCATTCAGTGATGCGTGGGCTAACTGGAACGATAACGGAAATACGCCCACTGCCATCAACAAGACAATGTCATTTTCACCTGCTTATCTGGAGGAGATCAAAAGAAGGTGGGAAGACCCGTCTCTTCCCCGGATTGAAGTGAATCCTGTTACGGGCGCATATGAATATTATTATAGTACGGATTGGTACAAAGAGCTTTACAAGGATAGTTTTTTTGCACAGGATCACAACATATCCATGTCCGGCGGAAATGATCTTGCTTCATTTTATCTGAGCGGACGCTATAATGGAGAGGATGGGTTGTATAAATATAATACCGATAAGTATTCAATGTATAATCTGAGAGGGAGAGGCAACATACAGATATTCAAATGGTTGAACATCGATAATAATGTAGAGTATTCCTCTATGAAATACCGGCAGCCTGTCAATGTGGGTGAAGGATCCAATATATGGCGCAACATGGCGGACGAAGCCCATCCTTTGGCACCGCTTACCAATCCGGACGGGACCTTATCATTTCCTGCCGCGTATACCTTAGGGGACAGGTATCTGGGAAAAAACGGCGCGGATCTGCATCAGAACATAATAAAGAATAAAACCGCATTGGAAGCTGTTTTTCTCGATAAAAGCTTAACGCTGCGTGCGGATTTTACTTTCCAGAATACGGAGTACGGCCACCAGCAGGTAAGGGTACAGGTTCCGTACAGCCGTTATGAAGGCCAGACCGGGTATACCGGAACCAACACCAATGATTTGCAGGAACGTCGCAGCACAACGGATTACCTGGCTACAAACGTGTATGCCAATTATATCAAATCATTTGAGCAAAAACATAACTTCGAATTTCTTGCCGGGTTCAACTATGAACAATCCGTATATAAAAACGTGACCATGACCCGGAACGGAATCGTTTACGAAGATGCCAGGGATATTAATCTTGCATTGGGGAATAATATCACCACATCAGGCGGATACAGTAAATGGCGGATTGCAGGCAGCTTCTTCCGGATAAATTATAATTTTATGGAGCGCTACCTGCTGGAGGTAAACGGTCGTTACGACGGTTCATCAAAATTCCCCAGCAACCAGCAATGGGCTTTCTTTCCTTCCATATCTGCCGGATGGAGATTATCGGAAGAATCTTTCTGGCAAGTGGATCCAAATGCAATTTCAAATGTAAAATTCAGGATATCTTACGGTTCATTAGGTAACGGATCGATCAGTCCTTATACATTTACGGAAAATTTCGGGATCAGCCAATCCGGGAGGATACTAGGGGATACACGTCCTCAACGTACCGCCCAGCCCGGGGTGATACCTAATTCCCTGACATGGGAGACTGCCACGACGGGAAACATAGGATTGGATATAAACGCGTTAAACAACCGCTTATCATTTACCGGCGATATTTACAGACGATGGACGGATGACATGTATACCGTGGGACCCAGCGTGCCTGCTATTTTCGGTACCAGCGTCCCCAAAGGCAACTACGGAGCACTGGAGACCACAGGCTGGGAAATATCCTTACACTGGACAGACAGATTCATACTGGGAGGAAAGCCGTTCAACTACAGTGTCAGGGCAACATTGGCAGACTCGAAGTCGGTTATCACAGACTATTATAATCCCGATAAAAACCTTACGGACTATTATATCGGCCAGACAATCGGGGAAATATGGGGATACCGGGTAGAAGGCCTGTTCCAATCGGAAGAGGAGATTGCCAATTCACCCTCTCAATCCAATATCCTGGCTCACAATACCCGAAGAAATTATGTAGGTGATTTAAAGTTCAGGAATCTCAATGGAGATGATGAGATTTATCACGGTTTGAACCGCGCGGATGATTCCGGCGACAAAACAATTATCGGCAATAACTCCGCCCGGTATGTTTACGGATTTAATCTGGGTGCCGACTGGAATCGCTTTTTCCTGACGGCCTTCTTTCAGGGTGTGGGTAAACAGCAGTGGTATCCTTCCAGAGAAGCTCGCTTTTGGGGACAATACAATCGTCCTTACAACGCTTATCCCCGCTGGCAGGAAGATCAACAATTCCGTCCGGAGCTGCAAAACTTCGATGCTTACCTGCCGCTTATATCGGGTTATACCGCTCAGAATGCAAACGGTCAGTTAGCCCTTCCCAATGACCGGTACCTGCAGAATGTAGCATATATAAGATTGAAAAACCTTCATTTCGGATATACGCTCCCTACCGGTATCTCTTCAAAGATCCAGGCGAATGATATAAAAATTTACCTCTCCGGGGAAAACTTATGGACATGGTCGCCTCTCTATAAAATTACGCGGGACACGGATGTTACAAACATCTGGGGTGCCGGTACTCAACTAACCGGACTCAACAGTGATGATAGACGGACTGATGGCGACGGTTACAATTATCCTACACTACAATCAATCTCTTTAGGTTTATCTATCAACTTTTAA
- a CDS encoding pyridoxal phosphate-dependent aminotransferase yields MKDLLSVRLTALSPSETFAMAQKSNELKAQGIDVINMSVGEPDFNTPKHIKEAAKKAIDDNFSFYSPVAGFPDLKKAICEKLQAENELEYTPAQIVVSGGAKQSLCNVILSIVDKGEEVIIPAPYWVSYPEMVKLAEGTPVFVYAGIEQNFKITPQQLEEAITPKTKALILCSPSNPTGSVYTKEELAALAGVLEKYPQVYVIADEIYEHINYIGQHESIAQFSTVRDRVVVINGVSKGYAMTGWRIGWIAAPQWIASACSMLQGQYTSGPSSISQKAALAAYTGDQSCVGEMRIAFERRRNLIVELLGQIPGLKVNSPMGAFYIFPDCSSYLGRSYNGKTIQTATDLAMYILEEAHVACVGGDAFGAPGCIRLSYATSDESITEAIARIKKALGKLS; encoded by the coding sequence ATGAAGGATTTATTATCAGTCAGACTGACCGCCCTATCGCCTTCTGAAACGTTCGCGATGGCACAAAAGAGCAATGAACTGAAAGCTCAGGGCATTGATGTGATCAACATGAGTGTGGGGGAACCCGACTTTAATACCCCTAAGCATATAAAGGAGGCGGCCAAGAAAGCGATTGACGATAATTTCTCTTTTTATTCTCCAGTGGCCGGATTTCCCGACCTGAAGAAAGCGATTTGCGAAAAGCTGCAAGCCGAAAATGAGCTGGAATATACTCCTGCTCAAATTGTAGTCTCCGGTGGAGCAAAACAGTCGTTGTGTAATGTTATCCTTTCTATTGTGGACAAGGGTGAAGAGGTGATTATTCCCGCACCTTACTGGGTGAGTTATCCGGAGATGGTAAAACTTGCGGAAGGAACACCGGTCTTCGTTTATGCCGGAATTGAGCAGAATTTTAAAATCACTCCGCAGCAACTGGAAGAAGCTATCACTCCGAAGACCAAAGCGCTGATCCTCTGTTCTCCGTCGAATCCGACCGGAAGTGTATATACCAAAGAAGAATTAGCTGCATTAGCCGGTGTACTGGAAAAATATCCACAAGTGTATGTGATTGCCGACGAGATATATGAACATATCAACTATATTGGACAACATGAGTCGATCGCGCAGTTCAGTACTGTTCGTGACCGGGTGGTAGTGATAAACGGTGTGTCGAAAGGATATGCCATGACTGGATGGCGTATAGGATGGATTGCCGCACCGCAGTGGATCGCATCGGCTTGCAGTATGTTGCAGGGGCAATATACATCGGGCCCGTCTTCAATCTCTCAAAAAGCAGCCCTGGCAGCCTATACCGGAGATCAATCCTGCGTGGGAGAGATGCGGATAGCTTTTGAAAGGAGAAGGAACCTTATCGTAGAGTTACTGGGACAGATTCCCGGATTGAAAGTGAACAGCCCGATGGGTGCTTTCTATATTTTCCCTGATTGCTCAAGCTATTTGGGGCGGTCGTATAACGGAAAAACAATACAGACAGCTACAGATCTGGCAATGTATATACTGGAAGAGGCTCACGTGGCTTGTGTCGGGGGGGATGCATTCGGCGCACCCGGATGCATTCGTTTGTCGTATGCCACTTCCGATGAGAGCATTACCGAGGCGATAGCACGTATCAAAAAGGCGTTGGGAAAGTTATCGTAA
- a CDS encoding helix-turn-helix domain-containing protein produces the protein MEAKKLPPPKLPLLLPHGWKKEVALTLGIHPNTVSRALRSQKGITYIKIVKAAAAKYGEKTET, from the coding sequence ATGGAAGCAAAAAAATTACCGCCGCCTAAATTACCCCTGCTTTTGCCGCACGGCTGGAAAAAAGAAGTCGCCCTGACGCTGGGCATCCATCCGAATACCGTCAGCCGCGCCTTGCGTTCCCAAAAAGGGATAACCTATATAAAGATCGTAAAGGCAGCTGCGGCAAAATATGGAGAAAAAACGGAGACCTGA
- a CDS encoding RagB/SusD family nutrient uptake outer membrane protein, translating into MKRYIYIFLSFSFILNFIACDLEELPQATASRIAIFETASGLELYSNSFYEMLPTPYDGVFAIDDNSDLIARNNVDSRFMPNALSPATSSGWSWSNLRNINYFIENTEQSSVAEKEHYLGLARFFRAYFYFGMIKRFGDVPWIDRTIDVDDDETLYGPRHDRFAVMEYVLEDLNYAIEHISTISEPTRTLITKDVARAFKTRVCLYEASFRKYHTQYGKEGTANTWFEEVVKTADEIKGYSLIEGANAYRNLFLQKTPNSNETILAVTLDANLQVFSSRNRRTISPTYGNRPSLTRRFINTYLNIDGTPFTSDPDYRTTPFTEEVKNRDLRLGQTIRIGDYHRTENGVPIIAPPNLEQAYTGYQIIKGCYDERFPYDDESRNENAHLIFRYAEILLNKAEALAELGTMTDAQWASTIGSLRARAGIQGATLTQKPSTADPYMIEFYDGKFTDPVLLEVLRERAVEMITEGLRPDDLIRWRLGELFAEAPMNGMYVPALGDYDLNEDGIMDVCFYRGERPSSSQASVFVDVTSAGVGSRILSNGTSGEIIWNPGAREWLDKKYLYPIPEADLLKNPNLGQNPGWE; encoded by the coding sequence ATGAAACGATATATTTATATATTTTTAAGCTTCTCTTTTATATTGAACTTTATAGCCTGCGACCTGGAAGAATTGCCCCAGGCTACCGCGTCGCGCATCGCCATTTTTGAAACGGCAAGCGGTCTGGAACTTTATTCCAATTCGTTTTATGAAATGCTGCCTACCCCTTACGACGGTGTTTTTGCCATAGACGATAACAGTGATTTGATCGCGCGTAATAATGTTGATTCTCGTTTCATGCCTAACGCATTAAGCCCCGCTACAAGCAGCGGGTGGTCATGGAGTAACTTACGGAATATCAACTATTTTATTGAAAACACGGAACAAAGCTCCGTCGCGGAGAAAGAGCATTACCTGGGATTGGCCCGTTTCTTCAGAGCTTACTTCTATTTTGGAATGATAAAGCGTTTCGGAGATGTACCCTGGATTGACCGCACGATAGATGTTGATGACGATGAAACCCTGTATGGTCCCCGCCATGACCGGTTTGCGGTGATGGAGTATGTACTGGAAGATCTGAATTACGCCATAGAGCATATCTCAACAATCTCGGAGCCTACCCGCACTCTCATTACGAAGGATGTGGCGAGAGCCTTCAAGACACGCGTCTGTCTTTATGAAGCTTCTTTCAGGAAGTATCACACGCAATATGGAAAAGAAGGCACAGCCAACACTTGGTTTGAAGAAGTGGTGAAAACAGCCGATGAGATCAAGGGTTACTCCTTGATAGAAGGGGCTAACGCCTACCGCAATCTGTTCCTCCAGAAGACTCCCAATAGCAATGAAACGATATTGGCAGTTACTCTGGACGCAAATTTACAGGTATTCAGTTCCAGAAACAGAAGAACGATAAGCCCTACTTACGGGAACCGCCCTTCCCTGACGCGCCGGTTTATCAATACCTATCTGAATATCGACGGTACTCCCTTTACAAGCGATCCTGATTATAGAACAACCCCATTTACAGAAGAGGTAAAAAACAGGGATCTGCGTCTCGGTCAAACCATCCGGATCGGGGATTACCACCGTACCGAAAACGGAGTACCGATCATTGCTCCTCCTAATCTGGAGCAGGCATATACAGGTTACCAAATCATAAAAGGATGTTACGACGAGCGATTCCCGTATGACGATGAAAGCCGGAATGAGAACGCACACCTCATATTCCGTTATGCCGAGATCCTCCTGAATAAAGCGGAAGCTTTAGCCGAACTGGGTACGATGACAGATGCCCAGTGGGCATCAACGATCGGCTCTTTAAGAGCTCGTGCCGGGATACAAGGGGCGACACTCACTCAAAAACCTTCGACAGCCGATCCTTATATGATTGAGTTTTATGATGGTAAATTCACTGATCCGGTTTTATTGGAGGTGCTCCGCGAACGCGCCGTGGAAATGATCACGGAAGGGTTAAGACCCGACGACCTGATCAGATGGCGTTTAGGCGAATTATTTGCCGAAGCTCCCATGAATGGAATGTATGTGCCTGCATTGGGCGATTATGACCTGAACGAAGACGGCATAATGGATGTCTGTTTTTACCGGGGAGAACGGCCTTCCTCTTCGCAAGCCTCAGTTTTTGTTGATGTCACCTCCGCCGGGGTTGGCAGCAGGATTTTATCGAATGGCACTTCCGGAGAAATTATCTGGAATCCGGGAGCAAGAGAGTGGTTGGATAAAAAGTACCTATACCCAATCCCTGAGGCGGATTTACTGAAAAATCCCAATCTGGGACAAAATCCCGGATGGGAATAG
- a CDS encoding NigD1/NigD2 family lipoprotein has protein sequence MKITKPLLLTGGLLCFLLLFQSCLKDDSENTYWPNALVTVKLIDDNSVYLQLDDNTTLLPVNLTKHPFDSKEVRALVNYKEVDEPSGIYSKAVHVNWIDSIRTKPMVPDLGDENNSVYGNDPVEIINDWVTIVEDGYLTLRFRTLWGGDPTKIHYVNLVESPDPEKPYEVEFRHNASGDVHGTMGDALVAFKLDRLPDTEGETVKLKLKWNSFSGEKSVEFDYNSQASSPVQSATTYNRSEINIK, from the coding sequence ATGAAGATTACAAAACCACTTTTATTGACAGGAGGTCTTCTTTGTTTCCTCCTTTTATTTCAGTCATGTCTGAAGGATGATTCGGAAAACACTTACTGGCCAAATGCGCTTGTGACAGTCAAACTGATCGACGATAACTCTGTGTATCTGCAATTGGATGATAACACAACGCTACTGCCTGTAAACCTGACGAAACATCCCTTCGATTCCAAAGAGGTCCGTGCCTTGGTGAACTACAAAGAAGTCGATGAACCCAGTGGAATATATAGCAAAGCAGTGCATGTGAACTGGATTGACAGCATTCGGACAAAACCGATGGTTCCTGATTTGGGTGATGAAAATAATTCTGTATATGGAAATGATCCGGTGGAGATCATCAACGATTGGGTAACGATTGTCGAGGACGGTTATCTAACCTTGCGTTTCAGGACCTTATGGGGAGGAGATCCGACAAAGATCCATTATGTCAATCTTGTTGAAAGCCCGGATCCCGAGAAACCGTATGAAGTGGAATTCAGGCATAATGCCTCTGGTGATGTACATGGAACAATGGGAGATGCTTTGGTAGCATTCAAACTGGATAGATTGCCTGATACGGAAGGCGAAACAGTGAAATTGAAGTTGAAATGGAATTCATTCAGCGGAGAGAAGTCTGTAGAATTTGACTATAACTCCCAAGCTTCATCGCCCGTCCAATCAGCAACAACATACAACAGGAGTGAGATTAATATAAAATAG
- a CDS encoding endonuclease/exonuclease/phosphatase family protein — MKKTVFILGLSLMTIIAAACTNNNSGEECNLRVASFNLRMDTPNDGENAWPNRKEMVKGLIRFHDLDIIGTQEGFKHQLDDILELNGYTYVGAGRDDGKDAGEHSAIIYKKDRLELLDNGDFWFSETPEVPGKGWDATCCNRICSWAKFKDQVSGKEFFVFNSHYDHEGKVARKNSSLLLIEKIGQITGDSPVFATGDFNATPDDEPIQTIYNAGKLNDSYLVTGEPPYGTEGTFNAFRPDAPSNSRIDYIWVSSGITVKKYGVLNDRPYGRFPSDHFPVVIQAKM; from the coding sequence ATGAAAAAAACAGTATTTATTTTAGGTTTGTCTCTTATGACAATAATAGCAGCAGCCTGCACGAATAACAATAGTGGGGAAGAATGCAACCTGAGAGTAGCATCGTTCAACCTGAGGATGGACACCCCAAACGATGGTGAGAATGCCTGGCCGAACAGGAAAGAGATGGTGAAAGGCCTGATCAGATTCCACGATCTTGACATTATCGGCACTCAGGAAGGATTTAAGCATCAACTTGATGATATTCTTGAATTGAACGGCTATACCTATGTGGGAGCCGGGCGTGATGACGGTAAAGATGCCGGTGAGCATTCGGCCATCATCTACAAAAAAGATCGTTTGGAATTGCTTGACAATGGTGATTTCTGGTTCTCCGAAACACCTGAGGTGCCGGGAAAAGGATGGGATGCCACCTGCTGCAACCGCATCTGCTCATGGGCAAAATTCAAAGACCAGGTATCGGGAAAGGAATTTTTCGTTTTCAACTCACACTACGACCACGAAGGAAAAGTGGCACGCAAGAATTCTTCGCTGTTACTGATAGAAAAGATCGGGCAAATTACGGGAGACAGCCCGGTATTCGCTACCGGCGACTTTAACGCCACCCCTGACGATGAACCTATTCAAACCATTTATAATGCAGGTAAACTTAACGACTCCTACCTTGTAACCGGGGAACCGCCTTACGGGACAGAAGGCACTTTCAACGCCTTCAGACCGGACGCACCTTCAAATAGCCGGATCGATTATATCTGGGTCAGCTCCGGCATCACAGTCAAAAAATACGGGGTACTCAACGACAGGCCATACGGACGGTTTCCTTCCGACCACTTTCCGGTAGTAATTCAGGCAAAGATGTAA